A single window of Flavipsychrobacter sp. DNA harbors:
- the paaZ gene encoding phenylacetic acid degradation bifunctional protein PaaZ, with translation MSVRQLKNYAEGKWVTSAKGGSELYNAITGEVIYTASSEGLDFGAMMDYARKTGGPALRKLTFQQRGLMLKALALYLLEKKKYFYEISQYTGATKADSWVDIEGGIGNLFANASLRRQFPDERFYVDGDAVPLSKGGTFMGHHIMVPLEGVAIHINAFNFPVWGMLEKIAVNLMAGVPAIVKPATLTSYLTEAVFEEIIKSNILPEGSLQLICGSARGILDTVQNQDVVTFTGSASTGRQLKSHPRLIEEAVPFNLEADSLNSCILGADVTTDMPEFDIFIKEVAREITTKAGQKCTAVRRVMVPEHMVEDVQIALGKRLAGSTIGDPSVEGVRMGSLAGQSQREEVLEKVQQLSKSQEIIIGDIEQFEVVGADKKKGAFLPPLVFLNNDPFKNTDCHNIEAFGPVSTIMPYKSIDDAITLAKMGKGSLVCSIVTADDDIAKEFVLGAASMHGRILVLNADCAKESTGHGSPMPLLTHGGPGRAGGGEEMGGKRGVLHYMQRTSIQGSPTTISKITNVYQQGAKQNETDIHPFRKHFEELEVGDTLITAKHTVTETDITNFANVSGDNFYAHVDATSLEGTIFEGRVAHGYYILSKAAGLFVEAKKSPVLLNYGIDECRFTKPVYPGTTIGVKFTCKQKTDQEKRSEDDIAKGIVRWLVDVYDDTGETVAIATILTMVKKLNQD, from the coding sequence ATGTCTGTAAGACAACTAAAGAATTATGCCGAGGGCAAATGGGTAACTTCAGCAAAAGGAGGCAGCGAATTATATAACGCTATTACCGGTGAGGTTATCTACACAGCGAGCAGTGAGGGGTTAGACTTTGGCGCTATGATGGACTATGCTCGTAAAACTGGCGGTCCTGCCTTACGTAAGCTGACTTTCCAACAAAGAGGTTTAATGCTGAAAGCATTAGCGCTTTATTTGTTGGAGAAAAAGAAATACTTCTATGAAATAAGCCAATATACAGGTGCTACAAAAGCAGATTCCTGGGTAGACATTGAGGGAGGAATTGGTAACTTATTTGCCAACGCCAGCCTTCGTCGCCAGTTTCCCGACGAGCGTTTTTATGTAGATGGAGATGCAGTGCCTTTATCAAAAGGCGGCACATTTATGGGACACCATATTATGGTGCCACTAGAGGGTGTTGCAATACATATTAATGCATTCAACTTCCCTGTATGGGGCATGTTAGAAAAAATAGCCGTTAACCTAATGGCGGGTGTACCTGCTATTGTAAAGCCGGCAACACTTACTTCTTACCTTACGGAGGCTGTATTTGAAGAGATCATCAAATCAAATATTCTACCTGAAGGTTCATTACAACTAATCTGTGGATCGGCAAGAGGCATCTTAGATACAGTGCAAAACCAAGATGTGGTAACCTTTACAGGGTCGGCAAGTACAGGACGTCAGCTTAAGTCGCACCCAAGACTTATCGAAGAAGCCGTTCCTTTTAATCTGGAAGCCGACTCTTTAAACTCTTGCATATTAGGAGCAGATGTAACTACCGACATGCCTGAGTTTGACATCTTCATTAAAGAAGTAGCTCGTGAGATAACCACAAAGGCAGGACAAAAATGTACTGCGGTTCGTCGTGTAATGGTACCAGAACACATGGTAGAAGACGTACAAATAGCTTTAGGAAAACGTTTAGCAGGCTCTACTATTGGCGACCCTAGCGTAGAAGGTGTACGCATGGGCTCATTGGCTGGCCAGTCGCAACGTGAGGAAGTATTGGAAAAGGTGCAGCAGTTATCAAAGTCTCAAGAAATAATAATAGGAGATATTGAACAATTTGAAGTGGTAGGTGCAGATAAAAAGAAAGGAGCATTCTTACCACCACTTGTTTTCTTAAATAACGATCCATTCAAAAATACTGATTGCCACAATATAGAAGCATTCGGACCTGTATCTACCATCATGCCATACAAGAGCATAGATGATGCGATAACCTTAGCTAAAATGGGTAAAGGGTCTTTGGTTTGTTCTATTGTAACTGCTGATGATGATATCGCTAAAGAATTTGTACTCGGCGCTGCCAGTATGCATGGACGTATCTTAGTATTGAATGCCGACTGTGCTAAAGAAAGCACAGGACATGGTTCTCCAATGCCATTACTAACGCATGGCGGTCCTGGACGTGCAGGTGGCGGTGAAGAGATGGGTGGTAAACGAGGCGTACTACACTATATGCAACGTACATCGATACAAGGTTCGCCAACCACAATTTCTAAGATCACTAATGTGTACCAACAAGGTGCTAAGCAAAACGAAACAGACATCCATCCATTCCGCAAACACTTTGAAGAGTTAGAAGTTGGCGATACATTGATAACAGCGAAGCATACTGTTACAGAAACAGACATTACCAACTTTGCCAATGTAAGTGGCGATAACTTCTACGCGCACGTTGATGCTACATCTTTAGAAGGCACCATTTTTGAAGGACGCGTAGCTCATGGCTATTACATCCTTTCGAAAGCGGCAGGCCTATTTGTAGAAGCTAAAAAGAGCCCAGTATTATTAAACTATGGTATTGACGAATGTCGCTTCACCAAGCCTGTTTATCCTGGTACTACTATAGGTGTTAAGTTTACTTGTAAGCAAAAGACCGACCAAGAAAAGCGTAGTGAGGATGATATAGCCAAAGGAATAGTAAGATGGCTGGTAGATGTATATGACGATACAGGAGAGACTGTGGCCATTGCTACCATACTTACTATGGTGAAAAAATTAAACCAAGACTAA
- a CDS encoding GWxTD domain-containing protein, which produces MRLWGWISFVCVLFSFQAKAINAVPYYSVFYLPASDSGQTAEPYIEIYWQIDAKSLNYSITRDSVYLDKIATYITLEFNDKTIKEDKYLLETTPAADIRAAKLQNILDLHRYKVPIGTSKFTLHLIDLNDTTNKYTYTKEITVTTPTTPTFYSDLQLLDTSFASSATKNIFFKNNRIQFPLSSNFLDDYRSRLHYYVELYESQLVKQEDLPLVQYVYISKKNSDAPIYKLKSTDTIQPNQVTPILGKFDISMLPSGNYNLNIILTNSKSKRVATKTLFFQLLNTDPVKIASTSSDTSAANIFEEVEMLDLGNTFVSKYNYPQLKAILKMCLPISNVTERDNINSFIKNPDETYIRYFIYNFWKGRNPSDPKKAWEEHADKVRFVNKNFGSRIKPGYETDRGRIFLTYGEPDQRVVVTNESSAYPYEVWQYNAPGQQGAPGSFLFYQPPFMVGGYMLLHSTVRGEIRNTAWRQMLYSNGNSTKNLNSRAEQFFQDNNGR; this is translated from the coding sequence ATGAGACTCTGGGGCTGGATATCTTTCGTATGTGTGTTGTTTTCTTTTCAAGCAAAGGCTATTAATGCCGTACCTTATTACTCGGTTTTCTATTTACCGGCAAGTGATAGCGGGCAAACAGCCGAACCATATATAGAGATCTACTGGCAAATAGACGCTAAGTCGCTGAACTATAGTATCACCAGAGATAGTGTGTATTTAGACAAAATAGCCACATACATTACTCTTGAATTCAATGACAAAACGATAAAAGAGGACAAATACCTACTCGAGACCACACCCGCAGCTGATATTCGCGCTGCCAAACTGCAAAACATCTTAGACCTGCATAGGTATAAAGTACCTATTGGCACCAGTAAATTTACGCTACACCTTATAGACCTTAACGACACCACTAATAAATACACTTATACTAAAGAAATAACGGTAACAACACCTACAACGCCTACTTTCTATAGTGACCTGCAATTACTAGATACCTCTTTTGCTTCATCTGCAACAAAGAACATCTTTTTCAAAAACAATAGAATACAGTTCCCTCTGTCCTCTAACTTCTTAGACGATTATAGAAGCCGACTACACTACTATGTAGAACTCTACGAGAGCCAATTGGTAAAACAAGAAGACTTACCGTTAGTGCAATATGTATACATATCTAAAAAGAACAGCGATGCACCTATATACAAACTAAAAAGCACAGATACGATACAGCCCAACCAAGTAACACCCATACTCGGCAAGTTTGACATTTCTATGCTACCATCGGGCAACTACAACCTGAATATAATACTCACCAATAGCAAGAGTAAAAGAGTAGCCACTAAAACACTTTTCTTTCAGCTACTCAATACCGACCCTGTAAAAATCGCCAGCACATCCAGCGATACCAGTGCTGCTAATATTTTTGAAGAGGTGGAGATGCTTGATCTAGGAAACACATTTGTATCTAAATACAACTACCCTCAACTCAAGGCTATTCTTAAAATGTGCCTGCCTATAAGCAATGTTACCGAACGCGATAATATCAACAGCTTTATCAAAAACCCTGACGAGACCTATATCAGATATTTTATCTACAACTTTTGGAAAGGCAGAAACCCCTCTGACCCCAAAAAAGCCTGGGAAGAACATGCTGATAAGGTAAGGTTTGTCAATAAGAATTTTGGTTCTAGAATAAAGCCGGGGTACGAAACTGATAGAGGACGTATATTTCTTACCTATGGCGAGCCCGACCAACGGGTAGTTGTAACCAACGAGTCTTCTGCCTATCCTTACGAGGTATGGCAATACAATGCACCTGGACAACAAGGAGCGCCAGGATCTTTCCTTTTCTACCAGCCCCCATTTATGGTAGGTGGCTATATGCTACTACACTCTACAGTACGTGGCGAAATAAGAAATACCGCATGGCGCCAGATGCTTTACTCGAACGGGAATAGCACAAAAAACCTAAATTCGCGAGCAGAACAATTTTTCCAAGATAATAACGGACGATGA
- a CDS encoding DUF1972 domain-containing protein, with product MKKHIKIGILGTRGIPNRYGGFEQCAEYLAAGLVAKGHKVSVYNSHNHEYQQKEWNGVEIIHCYDAEEKLGTAGQFIYDLNCIRDARKRNFDVLLQLGYTSNSIWYPIWPKNCKNVVNMDGLEWKRTKYNKYIQKFLKKAESWAALHADVLVADSVGIEKYIKEEYNKPSHFIAYGAPIFKDPVEAIINKYNVKAFDYNMLIARMEPENNIEMILKAHVLSGTSRPLLVIGKTENAYGQHLVELYGDKPGIQFLGGIYDTVVIDNLRYFSHLYFHGHSVGGTNPSLLEAMGCKALIAANDNLFNRGVLAEDAFYFADHEELIEIIRTVTAKSQQEKLLQNNLRKIRDQYNWSRIVDEYEQVLVAAAE from the coding sequence ATGAAGAAACACATCAAAATAGGCATATTAGGCACGCGTGGCATCCCTAACAGATATGGTGGGTTTGAGCAATGTGCAGAGTATTTGGCAGCAGGCTTGGTGGCCAAAGGTCATAAGGTGTCTGTATACAATTCTCACAATCACGAGTATCAGCAAAAGGAGTGGAATGGTGTGGAGATCATCCATTGCTACGATGCAGAGGAGAAGCTAGGAACAGCGGGGCAGTTCATCTACGACCTGAACTGTATTCGCGATGCTCGAAAAAGAAATTTTGATGTGTTGCTACAACTGGGATATACAAGCAATAGTATATGGTACCCGATATGGCCCAAAAACTGCAAGAATGTAGTGAATATGGATGGGCTGGAATGGAAGCGAACTAAGTACAATAAATACATACAGAAGTTTTTAAAGAAGGCAGAATCTTGGGCAGCACTACATGCAGATGTTTTAGTAGCAGATTCTGTAGGTATTGAAAAATACATCAAAGAGGAATACAACAAGCCTTCACATTTTATAGCCTATGGAGCGCCTATATTCAAAGATCCTGTAGAGGCTATCATAAACAAATACAATGTAAAAGCGTTCGACTACAACATGCTTATAGCACGTATGGAGCCAGAGAACAATATCGAAATGATATTAAAGGCGCATGTGCTGAGCGGAACGAGCAGGCCTTTATTAGTGATAGGCAAAACAGAAAATGCCTACGGGCAGCATTTGGTAGAGCTATATGGAGATAAACCCGGTATCCAGTTTCTTGGTGGTATTTATGATACTGTTGTGATCGATAACCTGCGTTACTTCTCTCACCTATATTTTCATGGGCATTCAGTTGGTGGTACTAATCCTTCTTTGCTAGAAGCTATGGGCTGTAAGGCATTGATAGCGGCAAATGATAATTTATTCAATAGAGGTGTGTTGGCAGAAGATGCTTTTTACTTTGCCGACCATGAAGAGTTGATCGAGATCATAAGAACGGTGACTGCCAAAAGCCAACAGGAAAAACTGTTGCAGAATAACCTAAGAAAAATACGCGACCAATATAACTGGTCGCGCATTGTAGATGAATATGAACAAGTGTTAGTAGCCGCAGCCGAATAA
- a CDS encoding WbqC family protein — translation MPTVISSYIPFPNIYWWSVIAAADKVIFDEAEHFEKMTYRNKYFITGANGIIQLSIPLLHGRNQRGAMKDITIANTEQWQLQHWRGIASSYRRTPYFEHYEPELRQFFEVSYDSLAAFNRASITWLKKQLGLNYEEEIASVYRPKYEDAVADLRKGMKPVMGKTLEESIYYQPFDERNGFLTNLSMLDLLFCEGPNAINLLKKQETIISAWKGT, via the coding sequence ATGCCTACAGTCATAAGTTCATATATTCCTTTTCCCAACATCTATTGGTGGTCGGTGATAGCAGCTGCTGATAAGGTTATTTTTGATGAAGCAGAGCATTTTGAGAAGATGACTTACCGTAATAAATACTTTATTACAGGTGCTAATGGTATCATACAGCTAAGCATCCCGCTACTACATGGGCGCAACCAGAGAGGGGCAATGAAAGATATTACCATTGCGAATACAGAGCAATGGCAACTGCAGCATTGGCGAGGAATAGCCTCCAGCTATAGGCGTACCCCTTATTTTGAACACTATGAGCCTGAATTAAGACAGTTTTTTGAGGTTTCGTATGATAGTTTGGCAGCCTTTAATCGGGCAAGCATTACTTGGTTGAAAAAACAATTGGGCTTGAACTATGAAGAAGAAATAGCTAGTGTGTACCGACCTAAATATGAAGATGCTGTAGCAGATCTTAGAAAAGGTATGAAACCTGTAATGGGCAAAACCTTAGAGGAAAGCATTTATTACCAGCCTTTTGACGAAAGGAATGGTTTTTTAACAAATTTAAGTATGCTGGATCTGTTGTTTTGTGAAGGGCCTAATGCAATTAACCTTCTAAAAAAGCAGGAAACAATAATTAGTGCTTGGAAAGGAACTTAG
- the recR gene encoding recombination mediator RecR produces MIFSSKLIEDAVQAFAKLPGIGKKTALRMVLQLMKMEKEEVDGFTDAISKMRHDIQFCEQCHNVSDTPICEICNNPGRNQRQVCVVENLRDVIAIESTQQYSGTYHLLGGILSPLDGIGPEQLNIATLQKRVQETEVEELIMALSPTIEGDTTVYYIAQQVKDFPVSITTIARGIAFGGELEYADEMTLARSIAKRLPIESYVNMKK; encoded by the coding sequence ATGATATTCTCCTCTAAGCTTATAGAAGATGCTGTACAGGCTTTTGCCAAACTGCCGGGTATTGGAAAAAAAACTGCCTTGCGTATGGTGCTACAGCTCATGAAGATGGAAAAAGAAGAAGTGGATGGCTTTACTGATGCGATAAGCAAAATGAGGCACGATATTCAATTCTGTGAGCAATGCCATAATGTATCAGACACACCGATATGTGAGATATGTAATAACCCCGGGCGTAATCAACGCCAAGTGTGTGTGGTAGAAAATCTTAGAGATGTAATCGCCATAGAAAGTACGCAGCAATATAGTGGTACTTATCATCTATTGGGCGGTATTTTGTCTCCGCTAGATGGTATTGGCCCTGAACAACTTAATATTGCCACCCTACAAAAAAGAGTTCAAGAAACGGAAGTAGAAGAGTTGATCATGGCACTAAGCCCTACAATAGAGGGAGATACTACCGTGTATTATATTGCACAACAGGTAAAAGATTTCCCCGTGTCTATTACCACTATTGCAAGAGGTATTGCCTTTGGTGGAGAGTTGGAATATGCAGATGAAATGACACTAGCACGCTCTATAGCCAAACGATTGCCTATAGAAAGCTATGTGAATATGAAAAAATAG
- a CDS encoding T9SS type A sorting domain-containing protein — protein sequence MKKIYSLALIMLIAIGASAQRNINIEAKISKPTASTVIENGKSFDILVVVKNLGPDSLKMSDSLLMFWTLDGQSLPFAIGGQTGAAFNLWNRSIKSGDTIQLNYPGRTLSYSLSADQSRTMCVNIFPRFYGGGADSIIDASATNNRDCVTMTFKAGSPASIGQTAILEGSRNTASMYPNPATAQTNLAVKMNKGGEVSIKIIDITGRVVASQNLGYQATGEHNLPVDISTLAPGAYMYQAQLGDNMTSGKLSVTK from the coding sequence ATGAAAAAAATCTACTCTTTAGCATTAATCATGTTGATCGCGATAGGTGCATCTGCACAGCGTAACATCAACATCGAAGCAAAAATTTCTAAGCCTACAGCAAGCACAGTTATCGAAAATGGTAAATCTTTCGATATACTAGTTGTAGTAAAGAACTTAGGACCAGATTCTTTGAAAATGTCTGATAGCTTATTGATGTTCTGGACACTTGATGGTCAGTCTCTTCCATTTGCTATTGGTGGACAAACTGGTGCTGCTTTCAACCTTTGGAACAGATCTATCAAAAGTGGTGATACTATCCAATTGAACTACCCTGGTAGAACGCTTAGCTATTCTCTAAGTGCAGACCAAAGCAGAACAATGTGTGTTAACATCTTCCCTCGTTTCTATGGTGGTGGTGCTGACTCGATCATCGATGCTTCTGCTACAAATAACAGAGATTGCGTAACAATGACATTTAAAGCTGGTAGCCCTGCTTCTATCGGTCAAACTGCAATTTTAGAAGGTTCACGTAACACTGCAAGCATGTATCCTAACCCTGCTACTGCTCAAACTAACCTAGCGGTTAAGATGAACAAAGGTGGTGAGGTGTCTATCAAGATCATTGATATCACTGGTCGTGTAGTAGCTAGCCAAAACTTGGGTTACCAAGCTACAGGTGAGCACAACCTACCTGTTGATATTTCTACTCTTGCTCCTGGTGCATACATGTACCAAGCACAATTGGGTGATAATATGACAAGCGGTAAACTTAGCGTTACTAAGTAA
- a CDS encoding MoxR family ATPase gives MQTYASDKEAVDALKEKYTTMRQAIGKVIVGQEEVVDKLIIAILCNGHSLLVGVPGLAKTLLVKTISEVLDLSFKRIQFTPDLMPSDIIGAEILDENRHFKFIKGPVFANIILADEINRTPPKTQAALLEAMQERNVTAAGHQYNLPQPFFVLATQNPIEQEGTYPLPEAQLDRFMFQVILDYPSFAEEVTIVRNTTGDQEVKLPTVLTAEEITYFQQLIKRVPVPDNVLEYAVGLVQKTRPSNPNAPDVAKQYIAYGAGPRASQYLILGAKCHAVLTGKYSPDIEDVQAVAQSVLHHRIVRNYKAEAEGMAQESLIKQLL, from the coding sequence ATGCAAACATACGCATCGGATAAAGAAGCTGTAGACGCCTTAAAAGAAAAATACACAACCATGCGCCAAGCAATTGGCAAGGTAATAGTAGGGCAGGAAGAAGTAGTAGACAAACTAATCATAGCCATACTTTGCAACGGACATAGCCTTCTAGTAGGTGTACCGGGCTTGGCCAAAACCCTATTGGTAAAAACCATTTCGGAAGTATTGGACCTTTCTTTTAAAAGAATACAATTCACACCCGACCTAATGCCGAGTGATATAATCGGGGCAGAGATATTGGATGAGAATAGGCATTTCAAATTTATTAAGGGTCCTGTATTCGCAAATATCATATTAGCTGATGAGATCAACCGTACACCGCCTAAAACACAAGCGGCGCTATTGGAAGCTATGCAGGAACGTAATGTAACTGCAGCAGGCCATCAATATAATCTACCTCAACCCTTCTTTGTTTTGGCTACGCAAAACCCTATTGAGCAGGAAGGCACTTATCCTTTGCCCGAAGCTCAGCTGGACCGTTTTATGTTTCAGGTCATATTAGATTATCCAAGTTTTGCAGAAGAGGTAACCATAGTGCGTAACACAACGGGGGATCAAGAAGTAAAATTACCAACAGTGCTCACAGCTGAGGAGATCACTTATTTCCAACAGCTGATCAAACGTGTACCAGTACCAGATAATGTACTGGAATATGCTGTAGGCTTGGTACAAAAAACAAGACCTAGCAATCCAAATGCACCAGATGTGGCTAAACAATATATTGCATACGGCGCAGGCCCAAGAGCATCTCAATATTTAATTCTTGGCGCTAAATGCCATGCCGTACTTACAGGTAAATACTCTCCTGACATAGAAGATGTGCAAGCAGTAGCCCAGTCGGTACTACACCACCGCATAGTACGCAACTATAAAGCAGAAGCGGAAGGCATGGCGCAAGAATCTTTAATAAAGCAATTATTATAA
- a CDS encoding glycosyltransferase family 4 protein codes for MKVAFISRATLYSTPGGDTKQVDMTANYLRELGVEVDICLTDQSIDYSQYDLLHFFNIIRPADILKHIEKANKPYVVSTIFLDYGEFEKKTRGGLMKWMNKIFSEDQIEYIKAIARRLKNGEKIGSSKYLLWGHRKSIKHVAKHSGILLPNSENEYRRFEKKYGLSHAYHVIPNGIDTSVAERVSKHNPKYENAILCVARIEGRKNQLNLIRALNNTGYHVQIHGKPSPNNIGYFEQCKAEAADNIHFSDWLTEEELYEMYHSAKVHILPSYFETTGLSSLEAAVMGCNIVVTEKGDTRDYFKEDAWYCDPDDLASIKKAVDDAFAAPYSESFKERILKEYTWRRAAEETLVGYKKVLKD; via the coding sequence ATGAAAGTAGCTTTTATCTCTAGAGCAACATTGTATAGTACGCCCGGTGGGGATACTAAGCAAGTGGATATGACAGCCAATTATCTAAGGGAATTGGGAGTTGAGGTGGACATCTGCCTTACCGACCAATCTATAGATTATAGTCAATACGACCTGTTGCATTTTTTCAATATCATCCGTCCTGCAGATATATTAAAGCATATAGAAAAAGCGAATAAGCCTTATGTAGTGTCTACCATATTCTTGGACTACGGCGAGTTTGAGAAAAAGACACGTGGCGGATTGATGAAGTGGATGAATAAGATATTCTCTGAAGATCAGATAGAGTATATCAAAGCTATAGCACGTAGGCTAAAGAATGGCGAGAAGATAGGGAGTAGCAAATACTTACTTTGGGGACATAGAAAGTCGATAAAGCATGTAGCAAAGCATTCAGGTATATTATTGCCTAATTCTGAAAACGAGTATAGGAGGTTTGAAAAGAAGTATGGATTATCTCATGCCTACCATGTGATACCCAATGGTATAGATACCAGCGTGGCAGAAAGAGTAAGCAAGCATAACCCCAAATATGAGAATGCAATATTGTGTGTAGCAAGAATAGAAGGACGTAAAAATCAACTTAATCTCATAAGAGCACTAAATAATACAGGTTATCACGTACAGATACATGGTAAGCCATCACCCAATAACATAGGCTACTTTGAGCAATGTAAAGCCGAGGCAGCAGATAACATCCATTTCTCCGATTGGCTGACGGAAGAAGAACTCTATGAAATGTATCACTCTGCTAAGGTGCATATACTTCCTAGTTATTTTGAAACAACTGGTTTGTCTTCTCTGGAGGCGGCAGTGATGGGTTGTAATATCGTGGTAACGGAAAAAGGGGATACCAGAGACTATTTTAAAGAAGATGCCTGGTATTGTGATCCTGATGATCTGGCATCAATAAAAAAAGCTGTGGATGATGCTTTTGCAGCACCATATAGCGAATCATTCAAAGAAAGAATCCTCAAAGAATATACTTGGCGCAGAGCCGCAGAAGAAACTTTGGTAGGGTATAAAAAAGTATTGAAAGATTAA
- a CDS encoding enoyl-CoA hydratase/isomerase family protein has translation MSTEAYVKSSINDGIATIEFFHPASNSLPGAILNKLAETITEVGNNKDALVIILKSAGERAFCAGASFDELIAIEDAAGGLEFFSGFAKVINAMRKCPKFIIGRIHGKAVGGGVGLASSVDYAIATQHAAVKLSELAVGIGPFVVGPAVERKMGLSAFSMLSIDATEWRSAQWAEQHGLYASVHDDVAGMDEAITTLANKLKASSPEAMAELKQVFWKGTEDWDKLLADRAAISGRLVLSDFTRNAINKFKAK, from the coding sequence ATGAGTACAGAAGCATACGTAAAAAGTAGTATTAACGACGGTATAGCTACCATTGAGTTTTTCCACCCTGCGAGCAACTCTTTACCCGGTGCTATTTTAAACAAACTAGCAGAAACCATAACAGAAGTAGGCAACAACAAAGATGCCTTAGTTATCATTCTTAAAAGTGCAGGCGAACGTGCATTTTGTGCGGGTGCTTCTTTCGATGAGCTAATTGCTATTGAGGATGCTGCCGGTGGGTTGGAGTTCTTTAGTGGTTTTGCTAAAGTGATCAACGCCATGCGCAAGTGCCCTAAGTTTATAATAGGACGTATACATGGCAAAGCTGTAGGCGGAGGCGTTGGCTTAGCATCATCAGTAGACTATGCTATTGCTACGCAACATGCGGCAGTGAAGCTTAGTGAGCTTGCTGTAGGTATAGGGCCATTTGTGGTAGGACCTGCAGTGGAACGCAAAATGGGCTTATCTGCTTTTTCTATGCTATCAATAGACGCTACGGAGTGGCGTAGTGCACAATGGGCTGAACAACATGGTCTTTACGCTAGTGTGCATGATGATGTTGCAGGTATGGATGAAGCAATAACTACACTTGCTAATAAGCTTAAGGCTAGTAGCCCTGAAGCTATGGCAGAACTAAAACAAGTCTTCTGGAAAGGAACAGAAGACTGGGATAAATTGCTAGCCGATCGCGCAGCAATTAGTGGTCGTTTAGTACTAAGCGACTTTACCAGAAATGCGATCAATAAGTTTAAAGCAAAATAA
- a CDS encoding nucleotide pyrophosphohydrolase — MAEMTIQQAQGQVDEWIKTIGVRYFSELTNLGILMEEVGELSRIMVRKYGEQSFKKGEQDKELADELGDVFWVLLCLANQTGVDLTEALQKNFEKKTLRDKERHKNNDKL; from the coding sequence ATGGCTGAAATGACAATACAACAGGCACAAGGGCAGGTAGATGAATGGATAAAGACCATAGGTGTTCGCTATTTTAGTGAATTGACCAATTTGGGTATCCTAATGGAGGAGGTAGGGGAACTCTCGCGCATTATGGTGCGTAAGTATGGAGAGCAGTCGTTTAAAAAAGGAGAGCAGGATAAAGAGCTGGCAGATGAGTTGGGAGATGTGTTTTGGGTACTGCTTTGTTTAGCCAACCAAACAGGAGTTGACCTGACAGAGGCCTTGCAAAAAAACTTTGAAAAGAAAACCCTAAGGGATAAGGAACGTCATAAAAACAACGATAAGCTTTAA
- the dapF gene encoding diaminopimelate epimerase, whose protein sequence is MNIHFYKYQGTGNDFVLIDNRAGDIALSKEQVAFLCDRRFGIGADGLMLLENADGYDFKMVYYNADGNESTMCGNGGRCIAAFAKRLGVITHTATFIAIDGPHTANIDEKGTVSLSMQDVASVERHDDHTVIDTGSPHYVTTVNSVEAIDVKATGSAIRNNERFKTEGINVNFSEKVADGIKVRTYERGVEDETYSCGTGVTAAAIAHTEQQLGQFSINIATPGGALMVSLEKDSPDSAINITLNGPATFVYEGDIAF, encoded by the coding sequence ATGAATATTCACTTTTACAAATATCAAGGCACTGGCAACGACTTTGTTTTAATAGACAACAGAGCAGGGGACATTGCACTTTCTAAAGAGCAGGTTGCTTTTTTGTGTGACAGGCGCTTTGGTATTGGTGCAGACGGGTTGATGCTTTTGGAAAATGCTGATGGTTACGATTTCAAAATGGTGTACTATAATGCTGATGGTAATGAAAGCACCATGTGTGGCAATGGTGGCAGATGTATTGCAGCTTTTGCAAAAAGACTAGGAGTTATTACCCATACAGCAACATTTATTGCCATAGACGGTCCACATACGGCAAATATTGACGAAAAAGGCACAGTAAGCCTTAGCATGCAAGATGTTGCATCAGTAGAGCGTCACGATGATCATACAGTTATCGATACAGGCTCTCCACACTACGTTACTACGGTAAACTCTGTTGAAGCAATAGACGTAAAGGCAACTGGTAGTGCCATTAGAAACAATGAGCGCTTTAAAACAGAAGGTATTAATGTTAACTTCTCTGAGAAAGTAGCTGATGGCATCAAAGTACGCACTTACGAGCGCGGCGTAGAAGATGAAACTTATAGCTGTGGTACAGGCGTGACGGCTGCCGCAATAGCACATACAGAACAACAACTAGGACAATTCAGCATCAATATAGCTACTCCCGGAGGAGCTTTAATGGTTAGCCTAGAAAAGGACAGCCCCGATAGTGCTATCAACATTACTCTTAATGGACCTGCTACCTTTGTTTATGAAGGGGATATAGCTTTCTAA